In Homo sapiens chromosome 11, GRCh38.p14 Primary Assembly, one DNA window encodes the following:
- the OR5A2 gene encoding olfactory receptor 5A2 — translation MAVGRNNTIVTKFILLGLSDHPQMKIFLFMLFLGLYLLTLAWNLSLIALIKMDSHLHMPMYFFLSNLSFLDICYVSSTAPKMLSDIITEQKTISFVGCATQYFVFCGMGLTECFLLAAMAYDRYAAICNPLLYTVLISHTLCLKMVVGAYVGGFLSSFIETYSVYQHDFCGPYMINHFFCDLPPVLALSCSDTFTSEVVTFIVSVVVGIVSVLVVLISYGYIVAAVVKISSATGRTKAFSTCASHLTAVTLFYGSGFFMYMRPSSSYSLNRDKVVSIFYALVIPVVNPIIYSFRNKEIKNAMRKAMERDPGISHGGPFIFMTLG, via the coding sequence ATGGCTGTAGGAAGGAACAACACAATTGTGACAAAATTCATTCTCCTGGGACTTTCAGACCATCCTCaaatgaagattttccttttcatgTTATTTCTGGGGCTCTACCTCCTGACGTTGGCCTGGAACTTAAGCCTCATTGCCCTCATTAAGATGGACTCTCACCTGCACAtgcccatgtacttcttcctcagTAACCTGTCCTTCCTGGACATCTGCTATGTGTCCTCCACCGCCCCTAAGATGCTGTCTGACATCATCACAGAGCAGAAAACCATTTCCTTTGTTGGCTGTGCCACTCAGTACTTTGTCTTCTGTGGGATGGGGCTGACTGAATGCTTTCTCCTGGCAGCTATGGCCTATGACCGGTATGCTGCAATCTGCAACCCCTTGCTTTACACAGTCCTCATATCCCATACACTTTGTTTAAAGATGGTGGTTGGCGCCTATGTGGGTGGATTCCTTAGTTCTTTCATTGAAACATACTCTGTCTATCAGCATGATTTCTGTGGGCCCTATATGATCAACCACTTTTTCTGTGACCTCCCTCCAGTCCTGGCTCTGTCCTGCTCTGATACCTTCACCAGCGAGGTGGTGACCTTCATAGTCAGTGTTGTCGTTGGAATAGTGTCTGTGCTAGTGGTCCTCATCTCTTATGGTTacattgttgctgctgttgtgaAGATCAGCTCAGCTACAGGTAGGACAAAGGCCTTCAGCACTTGTGCCTCTCACCTGACTGCTGTGACCCTCTTCTATGGTTCTGGATTCTTCATGTACATGCGACCCAGTTCCAGCTACTCCCTAAACAGGGACAAGGTGGTGTCCATATTCTATGCCTTGGTGATCCCCGTGGTGAATCCCATCATCTACAGTTTTAGGAATAAGGAGATTAAAAATGCCATGAGGAAAGCCATGGAAAGGGACCCCGGGATTTCTCACGGTGGACCATTCATTTTTATGACCTTGGGCTAA